The Candidatus Eisenbacteria bacterium DNA segment TCCAGAGCGCCGTCCGTGCCCGCCTGCGCGAGGACTTCCAATTCGTCGACGCGCCAGGCCCGGGCGTGATGCGGATCCGGCTCGCGATCACCGAAGCGCAGGGATCCGATCCCGTGCTCGACGTGCTCACCGCCTCGCGCGGCACCGGTCGCCCCCATCCGGCGGGCGGCGGCCCGCTCGATGCCGAGACCCGCCGATTCATCGCCGCCGCGTCGATCGAAGGCGAGATCCGCGATGCGCAGACGAACGTGCTGCTCGCCGAGGGAATCGACCGGCGCCGGAGCGACGTACCGCCGCACGAGACGTGGGCCGACCTCGATCGCGCGTTCGCGTCCTGGGCGGAGCGCGTCTTCGGGCGCCTCGAAGCACGGACGCACGGCCATTGACGCCGCCGGGGTGACGGGGCTCCGGCATCACTCGCCGGCCCTGGCTCTCTCCCGCTTCCGGCCGACCCGGCCC contains these protein-coding regions:
- a CDS encoding DUF3313 domain-containing protein, with the protein product MRLLAAALIALFATACAHRATTPPVEASGFLEDYGLLRPGGPNELALVYRNPKAVWTSYDKVLLDPVTLWRSGPKALDPVPREDLLRLVTDFQSAVRARLREDFQFVDAPGPGVMRIRLAITEAQGSDPVLDVLTASRGTGRPHPAGGGPLDAETRRFIAAASIEGEIRDAQTNVLLAEGIDRRRSDVPPHETWADLDRAFASWAERVFGRLEARTHGH